GGGCGAGAAGGACGAGGCGCCGATGCTCTACACCGGCGAGCGCATCGGGAACGGTCTGCCGCCCGAGGTCGATATCGCCGTGGATCCGATTGACGGCACGACGCTGCTCTCCAAGGGGCTGCCGAACTCCGTGGCCGTCGTGGCGCTGGCCCGGCGCGGCTCGATGCTCCCCTGGAAGGGCATCGCCTACATGGAGAAGATCGCCGTCGGGC
This Chloroflexota bacterium DNA region includes the following protein-coding sequences:
- a CDS encoding fructose-bisphosphatase class II translates to MLAEERRTRATANALDRNLSFELARVTEAAALASARWMGKGDKNAADQAAVNAMRFALDSVDMDGIVVIGEGEKDEAPMLYTGERIGNGLPPEVDIAVDPIDGTTLLSKGLPNSVAVVALARRGSMLPWKGIAYMEKIAVG